Proteins encoded within one genomic window of Cucumis sativus cultivar 9930 chromosome 3, Cucumber_9930_V3, whole genome shotgun sequence:
- the LOC101205989 gene encoding RNA-binding protein pno1 — translation MQSNEASTSMDVETISTQTKDVVSTLPPKPQFDPLKPHEMNDGRVQFRKVSVPPHRYSPLKKAWMDIYTPIYDQMKIDIRMNLKARKVELKTRADTPDISNLQKSADFVHAFMLGFDVIDAIALLRVDELYVESFEIKDVKTLRGEHLSRAIGRLSGKAGKTKFAIENATKTRIVIADTKIHILGSFANIKIARDSLCSLILGSPAGKVYSKLRAVTARLAERF, via the coding sequence ATGCAGTCAAACGAAGCTTCCACTTCCATGGATGTGGAAACAATTTCAACTCAAACAAAAGATGTAGTTAGCACATTGCCTCCAAAACCACAGTTTGATCCTCTAAAGCCTCATGAAATGAATGATGGTCGAGTTCAATTCCGAAAGGTCTCTGTTCCACCCCATCGTTATTCCCCTCTAAAGAAAGCATGGATGGATATTTACACCCCAATTTACGACCAGATGAAAATCGACATCCGAATGAATCTCAAGGCACGGAAAGTCGAGTTGAAAACCAGAGCAGACACACCCGACATTAGTAACTTGCAGAAGTCTGCAGATTTTGTTCATGCTTTCATGCTTGGTTTCGATGTTATTGATGCCATTGCACTCTTACGTGTTGATGAACTCTATGTGGAGTCTTTCGAGATTAAAGATGTTAAAACGTTGCGAGGCGAGCACTTATCCCGAGCCATTGGTAGACTGTCTGGTAAAGCTGGTAAGACAAAGTTTGCCATCGAAAATGCCACCAAGACGAGGATAGTTATTGCAGATACTAAGATTCACATATTAGGATCCTTTGCAAATATCAAGATTGCTAGGGATTCTCTTTGCAGTCTCATTTTAGGGTCACCTGCTGGAAAAGTTTATTCAAAGCTAAGGGCAGTTACAGCCAGATTGGCAGAAAGGTTTTGA
- the LOC101211534 gene encoding subtilisin-like protease SBT5.4, giving the protein MGNGTVKGGSPRARVASYKVCWPDETNECVDPNTLAAFEAAIEDGVDVISISVGGEPKEFFSDALSVGAFHAVERGIVVVSSAGNVGPTPGTVSNVSPWILTVGASTIDRGFTNFVVLGNKKKFKGTSFSSKVLPVNKFYPLINAVDAKANNVSVSDAEVCDEGSLDPEKLAGKIVVCLRGGLPRVSKGYVAAKAGAVGMLVVNDEESGNAILTDSHVLPASHVTYDDSISIFQYINSTKTPMAYISSVMTELEITPSPVVADFSSRGPNTIEESILKPDIIAPGVNILAAYPDGIPLTEAPLDDRQSPFKVDSGTSMACPHIAGIVGLLKTLNPKWSPAAIKSAIMTTAKTTDNNFNPIVDYGGLEANPLAYGAGHVNPNSAMDPGLVYDITIDDYLNFLCARGYNTTQIKRISKKNFVCDKSFKVTDLNYPSISVTNLKMGPVAINRKLKNVGSPGTYVARVKTPLEVSIIVEPRILDFTAMDEEKSFKVLLNRSGKGKQEGYVFGELVWTDVNRHVRTPIVVNLGE; this is encoded by the exons ATGGGCAATGGTACTGTCAAAGGTGGCTCCCCTAGAGCCCGTGTTGCGTCCTATAAGGTTTGTTGGCCAGACGAAACCAACGAGTGTGTGGACCCAAATACCTTAGCTGCCTTTGAAGCTGCAATTGAGGATGGCGTTGATGTTATCTCGATTTCTGTTGGTGGAGAGCCCAAAGAGTTCTTTAGTGATGCACTCTCTGTAGGGGCATTCCATGCAGTTGAGCGAGGTATTGTTGTTGTTTCCTCTGCTGGGAACGTGGGACCAACTCCTGGGACTGTATCAAATGTGTCGCCATGGATTCTAACTGTTGGAGCTAGTACTATTGATAGAGGTTTCACCAATTTTGTGGTCCTGGGGAATAAGAAGAAATTCAAG GGAACAAGCTTTTCTTCTAAGGTGCTGCCAGTTAACAAGTTCTACCCTTTAATCAATGCTGTGGATGCAAAAGCCAACAATGTCTCCGTTAGTGATGC AGAAGTTTGCGACGAGGGCTCACTTGATCCCGAAAAGTTAGCTGGGAAGATTGTGGTTTGCCTTCGAGGAGGTCTTCCGAGAGTATCAAAGGGCTATGTAGCTGCCAAGGCAGGGGCTGTTGGAATGCTCGTGGTCAACGATGAGGAAAGTGGGAATGCAATTTTAACTGATTCACATGTCCTTCCAGCTTCTCATGTAACCTACGATGACAGCATATCCATCTTCCAATACATCAATTCTACCAA GACACCAATGGCTTACATCAGTTCTGTGATGACAGAACTGGAAATCACACCATCCCCAGTAGTGGCTGATTTCTCATCAAGAGGCCCCAATACAATAGAGGAGTCAATCCttaag CCTGATATAATAGCACCTGGTGTGAATATACTGGCGGCTTACCCCGACGGCATACCATTGACAGAAGCACCATTGGACGATCGTCAATCTCCTTTTAAAGTAGATTCTGGCACATCCATGGCCTGCCCCCATATTGCTGGCATTGTAGGCCTtctcaaaaccctaaaccccaaATGGAGTCCAGCAGCTATTAAATCTGCAATCATGACAACAG CCAAAACAACAGACAACAATTTCAATCCAATTGTAGACTACGGAGGACTCGAAGCAAACCCATTAGCATATGGTGCCGGACATGTTAATCCAAACAGTGCAATGGACCCTGGGCTAGTTTACGACATTACAATCGACGATTACCTCAATTTCTTATGTGCTAGAGGCTACAATacaacacaaataaaaagaatatcaaaGAAGAACTTTGTTTGTGATAAGTCATTCAAAGTGACGGATTTGAATTACCCATCAATCTCAGTTACAAATCTGAAAATGGGTCCTGTGGCGATCAATcgaaaattgaagaatgtgGGAAGTCCAGGGACATACGTTGCTAGAGTGAAGACGCCATTGGAAGTTTCAATCATTGTTGAGCCAAGAATATTAGATTTTACTGCTATGGATGAAGAGAAAAGCTTCAAGGTGTTGTTGAATAGAAGTGGAAAGGGAAAGCAAGAAGGTTATGTGTTTGGGGAATTAGTATGGACTGATGTCAATCGCCATGTTAGGACCCCAATTGTTGTGAATTTAGGAGAATAA
- the LOC105434787 gene encoding uncharacterized protein LOC105434787, translated as MCCVGKVCMLCTCLILVVVAIGLLFGFGVFKDGFHKIKDKVDFCDGGPCGGGGHGSFSPAPPPPPF; from the coding sequence ATGTGCTGCGTTGGAAAGGTTTGCATGCTCTGCACCTGCCTCATTCTCGTCGTTGTCGCCATCGGTTTGCTCTTTGGATTCGGAGTTTTCAAAGATGGATTTCATAAGATTAAAGATAAAGTCGATTTCTGCGATGGAGGTCCCTGCGGCGGCGGTGGACACGGCTCTTTCTCCCCTGCACCTCCGCCTCCTCCGTTCTAG
- the LOC101211283 gene encoding enhancer of mRNA-decapping protein 4 has translation MASPGNPNPNPTNPPFDVQKFFKPTTISNPTPTSQNPTLMNSPPFPPPSSSYPPPTGPFSYPLQNAPFHHPYHSPHHPNQLPYSQDQFSNLHHQRSLSYPTPPLQPSPPPVNVVVPQNNPAQSSGARIMAMIRAPGSNLEQFPQPSAPLGSMPSPSSAVPESSTPPPNVPIMTTIPMMQGVNPGISPTGPVRMPSSKLPKGRHLIGDHVVYDVNVRLQGEIQPQLEVTPITKYGSDPQLVLGRQIAVNKTYICYGLKQGNIRVLNINTALRSLFRGHEKRVTDMAFFAEDVHLLASVDVGGRVYVWKISEGPDEETKPQITGKVVISLHMEGGEGEIVHPRVCWHCHKQEVLVVGFGKAVLRIDTTKVGKGESFSAESPLKFSLDKLIDGVQLVGKHDGEVTELSMCQWMTSRLVSASMDGTIKIWEDRKTSPLLVLRPHDGQPVNAATFLTAPNRPDHIVLITAGPLNREVKIWSSASEEGWLLPSDAESWKCTQTLELKSSAESQVEEAFFNQIVALSQAGLLLLANAKKNAIYAIHLDYGLNPASTRMDYIAEFTVTMPILSFTGTSEILDRLTHIVQVYCVQTQAIQQYALDLSQCLPPPLDNVGLEKADSSVSQDSAGVEGLAALFPSGSKPTDTPFTSSTPRGSVLVNGPESAIAERYPASTNSQDAVLVANTESKPATLSPVPSNTDIVSTASPPLPLSPRLSRNLSGFRSPVVAFDPISAVSDHAGDRRGNDYTVNRQLDAMHTNLSEVSSLDDESRNNEEKIAREDLSNVLSPPIVFKHPTHLITPSEILMAVSSSETTNIIEGGKSDSETNIQDVVVNNDNEDAELEVKEVGEMKSPQNGEYGSRGEPQNLSLENKEKYFCSQASDLGMEVARECSALSSETYVIEEAPQVDGNIIASEVDSQAGEGDRTSGKDVSDKLPESSMSTTLQIPTPSSKGKKNKGKNSQASGFVSPSPSAFNSNESSIEPCGSSSLPQSDAAFPPLLAIQDTLNQIMSTQKEMQKQMQMTFSVPVTKEGKRLEAALGRSMEKALKANHDALWARIQEESAKNEKLLRETTQKVTSLVANFVNKDLPAFLEKAMKKEMSAIGPAVVRTITPAIEKTISSAITDSFQRGVGDKAVNQLEKSVSSKLEATVARHIQAQFQTSGKQALQDALKSSFEASVIPAFEMSCKTMFEQVDSTFQKGLVEHSAAAQQHFDSSHSPLAHALRDSINSASTIAQSLSGELAEGQRKLIALATAGANASSLNPLVSQLSNGPLGALHEKVEVPLDPTKELSRLLSERKYEEAFTAALQRSDVNIVSWLCSQVDLRAVLANPLALSQGVLLSLLQQLACDINKDRSRKIAWMTEVAAAVNPADPMIAMHIRPIFEQVYQILNHQRSLPTVSPVELTGIRIIMHLVNSMMVTCK, from the exons ATGGCTTCCCCTGGGAATCCAAACCCAAATCCCACAAACCCACCTTTTGATGTCCAGAAATTCTTTAAACCCACCACCATTTCAAACCCTACACCGACTTCCCAAAACCCTACCCTCATGAATTCACCTCCATTTCCACCTCCTTCTTCATCTTACCCTCCTCCCACTGGTCCTTTCTCTTACCCACTTCAAAACGCCCCATTCCATCATCCTTATCATTCTCCCCACCATCCCAATCAACTTCCTTACTCTCAAGACCAATTCTCTAATCTTCATCATCAGCGTTCTCTTTCTTACCCCACTCCCCCCCTTCAGCCTTCTCCTCCTCCGGTTAATGTTGTTGTTCCTCAGAATAATCCGGCTCAGAGCTCTGGTGCGAGGATAATGGCCATGATTAGAGCTCCTGGTTCTAATCTCGAACAATTTCCTCAACCCTCTGCTCCATTGGGTTCGATGCCATCTCCTTCTTCGGCTGTTCCTGAATCTTCAACGCCTCCCCCTAATGTTCCTATTATGACTACCATTCCCATGATGCAGGGGGTTAATCCTGGGATTTCGCCTACTGGGCCTGTTCGAATGCCGAGCAGTAAGCTTCCGAAAGGGCGGCATTTAATTGGTGATCATGTGGTGTATGATGTGAATGTTAGGTTGCAAGGAGAGATCCAGCCACAGCTTGAAGTGACGCCAATTACCAAATATGGTTCAGATCCTCAGCTTGTGTTGGGACGTCAAATTGCAGTTAACAAGACATATATATGTTACGGATTGAAACAGGGGAATATTCGAGTTCTTAATATCAATACCGCTCTAAGATCTTTGTTTCGAGGCCACGAAAAG AGGGTCACTGACATGGCATTTTTTGCTGAAGATGTTCACCTTTTGGCTAG CGTTGACGTAGGTGGACGAGTTTATGTCTGGAAGATTTCTGAGGGCCCTGATGAAGAAACAAAGCCGCAAATCACTGGGAAAGTTGTTATCTCCCTTCACATGGaaggaggagaaggagaaatTGTGCATCCACGAGTTTGCTGGCATTGTCACAAACAG GAAGTTTTGGTAGTTGGATTTGGGAAGGCTGTTCTCAGGATTGACACAACCAAAGTTGGGAAGGGTGAAAGCTTTTCTGCTGAATCTCctctcaaattttctcttgATAAGTTGATTGATGGGGTCCAGCTTGTTGGGAAGCATGATGGAGAGGTGACTGAGTTGTCCATGTGCCAGTGGATGACTTCACGATTGGTTTCTGCTTCTATGGATGGAACG ATCAAAATCTGGGAAGACCGCAAGACATCACCTTTGCTGGTTTTGAGACCACATGATGGCCAACCGGTTAATGCAGCCACTTTCTTGACTGCTCCTAATCGACCAGATCACATTGTACTCATAACAGCT GGGCCTTTGAATCGGGAAGTGAAAATATGGTCATCCGCAAGTGAGGAAGGTTGGCTGCTTCCTAGTGACGCTGAATCATGGAAATGCACCCAGACCCTAGAATTGAAGAGTTCAGCTGAAAGCCAAGTTGAAGAGGCTTTCTTTAATCAAATTGTAGCACTGTCTCAAGCTGGCCTCCTTTTGCTTGCTAATGCTAAGAAAAACGCTATATATGCAATTCACTTGGATTATGGTCTTAATCCAGCTTCGACACGGATGGATTACATAGCAGAGTTTACTGTCACGATGCCCATTTTAAGTTTTACTGGAACAAGTGAAATATTAGACCGTCTAACACATATTGTCCAGGTTTATTGCGTACAAACACAAGCGATTCAGCAGTATGCTTTGGACTTGTCTCAGTGCTTACCTCCACCACTGGACAATGTAGGTTTAGAGAAGGCAGATTCTAGTGTTTCACAGGATTCTGCTGGTGTGGAAGGTCTGGCTGCATTGTTTCCTTCTGGGAGCAAACCAACTGACACACCCTTCACTAGTTCTACACCCAGGGGTTCAGTGCTGGTCAATGGCCCTGAAAGTGCTATTGCAGAAAGATATCCTGCTAGCACCAATTCTCAAGATGCAGTGTTGGTTGCAAATACGGAATCTAAACCTGCTACACTGTCGCCCGTACCTAGTAACACAGACATTGTCTCTACTGCGTCACCTCCACTTCCTCTGAGCCCCCGCTTGTCCAGAAATCTGTCTGGTTTTAGAAGTCCAGTGGTTGCCTTTGACCCTATTAGTGCAGTTAGCGATCATGCCGGTGACCGACGTGGTAATGATTATACAGTCAACCGACAATTGGATGCCATGCACACAAATTTGTCTGAAGTGTCTTCCTTGGATGATGAATCCAGAAACAATGAGGAGAAAATTGCACGGGAAGATTTGTCTAATGTCCTCAGTCCTCCTATCGTGTTTAAGCATCCAACTCATCTTATTACTCCCTCTGAGATACTGATGGCTGTTTCTTCGTCTGAAACAACCAATATCATTGAAGGTGGTAAGAGTGATAGTGAGACAAATATCCAGGATGTAGTGGTTAACAATGATAATGAAGATGCGGAGCTGGAGGTTAAAGAGGTGGGTGAAATGAAGTCTCCTCAGAATGGTGAATATGGTAGTAGAGGTGAGCCTCAAAACCTTTCTCTGGAGaacaaggaaaaatatttCTGCTCACAAGCGTCAGATCTTGGTATGGAAGTGGCCCGGGAGTGTAGTGCACTATCATCTGAAACTTATGTCATTGAGGAAGCCCCGCAAGTTGATGGTAATATAATAGCATCAGAGGTTGATTCCCAAGCTGGTGAGGGAGATAGAACTTCCGGCAAAGATGTGTCTGATAAGCTTCCTGAATCATCTATGTCGACGACTTTGCAAATTCCAACTCCTAGTTCAAAGGGGAAAAAGAACAAGGGGAAAAATTCTCAAGCTTCAGGCTTTGTTTCTCCATCTCCAAGTGCTTTCAATTCTAATGAATCGTCCATTGAACCTTGTGGTAGTTCAAGCCTTCCCCAAAGCGATGCAGCTTTCCCTCCTTTACTGGCCATCCAAGATACGTTGAATCAG ATAATGAGCACTCAGAAAGAAATGCAAAAGCAGATGCAGATGACATTTTCAGTTCCAGTCACGAAAGAAGGTAAAAGGCTGGAAGCAGCTCTTGGACGGAGCATGGAGAAAGCATTGAAAGCGAATCATGATGCATTATGGGCTCGGATTCAGGAAGAAAGTgctaaaaatgagaaattgttGCGAGAAACTACACAAAAAGTAACTAGTTTAGTTGCAAACTTTGTGAACAAGGACTTGCCTGCCTTTTTAGAGAAAGCTATGAAGAAGGAAATGTCTGCCATTGGACCTGCTGTGGTTCGCACAATAACACCCGCTATTGAGAAAACAATTTCTTCTGCCATCACTGATTCTTTCCAG AGAGGAGTAGGTGATAAGGCAGTAAATCAACTAGAGAAATCTGTTAGCTCAAAGCTTGAAGCTACTGTTGCTAGGCACATCCAAGCGCAGTTTCAAACATCTGGCAAGCAAGCTCTGCAG GATGCATTAAAATCTAGTTTTGAAGCATCAGTGATTCCAGCCTTTGAAATGTCGTGCAAAACCATGTTTGAGCAAGTAGATTCTACCTTTCAGAAAGGACTGGTTGAACATTCAGCTGCAGCTCAACAACACTTTGACTCTTCACATTCTCCATTGGCACATGCTTTGAGG GATTCTATAAATTCAGCTTCAACAATTGCGCAGTCCTTGAGTGGAGAATTGGCTGAAGGCCAAAGAAAACTGATAGCCCTTGCGACTGCAGGAGCAAATGCTAGTTCATTAAATCCTTTAGTTAGCCAACTAAGCAATGGGCCATTGGGTGCTCTTCATGAGAAG GTTGAGGTTCCTTTGGATCCTACAAAAGAACTGTCGAGATTGTTATCTGAAAGGAAATACGAGGAAGCTTTCACCGCTGCTTTACAGAGAAGTGATGTGAACATTGTATCTTGGTTATGTTCTCAG GTCGATCTTAGAGCCGTTTTGGCAAATCCCCTTGCTTTGAGTCAAGGAGTACTGCTGTCACTTTTGCAACAATTAGCATGTGATATCAATAAGGATAGATCCCGGAAAATTGCATGGATGACTGAAGTGGCTGCTGCTGTAAATCCTGCAGACCCAATGATAGCGATGCACATACGGCCTATCTTTGAACAGGTGTATCAGATTTTGAACCATCAACGGAGCTTGCCAACTGTTTCTCCAGTCGAGCTCACTGGCATTCGCATAATCATGCATCTTGTCAACTCCATGATGGTAACTTGTAAATGA